A section of the Pseudomonas fluorescens genome encodes:
- the mupP gene encoding N-acetylmuramic acid 6-phosphate phosphatase MupP has protein sequence MKLKAVLFDMDGTLLDTAPDFIAICQAMRTERGLAPINDQHIRDEVSGGARAMVAVTFAMNPESPGFEALRLEFLERYLKGCAIHSKLFDGMAELLEDIERSKLIWGVVTNKPLRFAEPIMEQLGLAERSALLICPDHVKNSKPDPEPLILACKMLDLDPASVLFVGDDLRDIESGRDAGTRTAAVTYGYIHPDDNARNWGADVVVDHPLELRKVLDSALCSC, from the coding sequence GTGAAGTTGAAAGCGGTTCTTTTCGACATGGACGGTACGCTGCTCGATACCGCGCCGGACTTTATCGCCATCTGCCAGGCCATGCGCACCGAGCGCGGGCTTGCGCCCATCAACGACCAGCATATCCGCGATGAAGTCTCCGGCGGCGCCCGGGCCATGGTCGCCGTGACATTTGCCATGAACCCTGAGTCCCCGGGCTTTGAAGCGTTGCGCCTGGAATTCCTCGAACGCTACCTCAAGGGCTGTGCGATCCATAGCAAGCTGTTTGATGGCATGGCCGAGCTGCTGGAGGACATTGAACGGTCCAAGCTGATCTGGGGCGTGGTCACCAACAAGCCACTGCGCTTTGCCGAACCGATCATGGAGCAACTTGGCCTGGCCGAACGCTCGGCGCTGCTGATCTGCCCGGACCATGTGAAGAACAGCAAGCCCGACCCGGAGCCGCTGATCCTGGCCTGCAAAATGCTCGACCTGGACCCGGCCAGCGTACTGTTTGTGGGCGACGACCTGCGGGACATCGAGTCGGGGCGCGACGCCGGCACCCGCACCGCCGCCGTCACCTATGGCTACATCCACCCCGACGACAATGCCCGCAACTGGGGCGCCGACGTCGTGGTCGATCACCCACTGGAACTGCGCAAGGTGCTCGATAGCGCGCTCTGCAGTTGCTAA
- the ubiG gene encoding bifunctional 2-polyprenyl-6-hydroxyphenol methylase/3-demethylubiquinol 3-O-methyltransferase UbiG has product MSNVDHAEIAKFEALAHRWWDRESEFKPLHDINPLRVNWIDERVNLAGKKVLDVGCGGGILSEAMAQRGATVTGIDMGEAPLAVAQLHQLESGVNVEYRQITAEALAEEMPEQFDVVTCLEMLEHVPDPSSVIRACFRMVKPGGQVFFSTINRNPKAYLFAIIGAEYIMKLLPRGTHDFKKFIRPSELGAWSRQAGLTVKDIIGLTYNPLTKHYKLASDVDVNYMIQTLREE; this is encoded by the coding sequence GCCAAATTCGAAGCCCTGGCCCACCGCTGGTGGGACCGCGAAAGCGAGTTCAAGCCGCTGCACGATATCAACCCGCTGCGGGTCAACTGGATCGATGAGCGTGTCAATCTGGCCGGCAAGAAAGTCCTCGACGTGGGCTGCGGTGGCGGCATTCTCAGCGAAGCCATGGCCCAGCGTGGCGCTACAGTGACAGGCATCGACATGGGCGAAGCGCCCCTGGCCGTGGCCCAACTGCATCAGTTGGAATCGGGCGTGAATGTCGAATACCGGCAGATCACCGCTGAAGCCCTGGCCGAGGAAATGCCCGAGCAGTTCGACGTAGTGACCTGCCTGGAGATGCTGGAGCACGTGCCCGACCCGTCTTCGGTGATCCGTGCCTGTTTCCGCATGGTCAAGCCTGGGGGCCAGGTGTTCTTCTCCACCATCAACCGCAACCCCAAGGCCTACCTGTTCGCGATCATCGGTGCCGAATACATCATGAAGCTGCTGCCGCGTGGCACCCATGACTTCAAGAAATTCATCCGTCCTTCCGAACTGGGCGCCTGGAGCCGCCAGGCCGGGCTGACCGTCAAGGACATCATCGGCCTGACCTACAACCCACTGACCAAGCACTACAAGCTGGCCAGCGACGTAGACGTCAACTACATGATCCAGACCCTGCGAGAGGAATAA